A window from Balaenoptera musculus isolate JJ_BM4_2016_0621 chromosome 8, mBalMus1.pri.v3, whole genome shotgun sequence encodes these proteins:
- the THY1 gene encoding thy-1 membrane glycoprotein: MNPTIGITLLLTVLQVARGQKVTSLTACLVDQSLRLDCRHENTTNLPIQYEFSLTRETKKHVLFGTIGVPEHAYRSRTNFFSKYNLKVLYLSDFTTKDEGTYTCALHLSGQTPIVSNRNVSVLRDKLVKCGGTSLPTQNTSWLLPLLFSLPLLQAMDFISL; encoded by the exons TCTTACAGGTGGCCCGTGGGCAGAAGGTGACCAGCCTGACAGCCTGCCTGGTGGACCAGAGCCTTCGTCTAGACTGCCGCCATGAGAATACCACCAACCTGCCCATTCAGTACGAGTTCAGCCTGACCCGTGAGACAAAGAAGCACGTGCTCTTTGGCACCATTGGGGTCCCTGAGCATGCATACCGCTCCCGAACCAACTTCTTCAGCAAGTACAATCTCAAGGTCCTCTACCTGTCCGACTTCACCACCAAGGATGAGGGAACCTACACATGCGCACTCCACCTCTCTGGCCAGACTCCCATCGTCTCCAACAGGAATGTCTCTGTGCTCAGAG ATAAACTGGTCAAGTGCGGCGGCACAAGCCTGCCGACCCAGAACACCTCGTGGCTGCTGCCGCTCCTGTTCTCCCTGCCGCTCCTGCAGGCCATGGACTTCATCTCCCTGTGA